One Camelina sativa cultivar DH55 chromosome 3, Cs, whole genome shotgun sequence genomic window carries:
- the LOC104766407 gene encoding mitochondrial ATPase complex subunit ATP10-like isoform X1: protein MATTLNRFLKHRSISALSYRNQNQGLFISTRYDSLPSQMPALRSTTRSFLDFYKFGNKKAIEDERARLNDEMNRGYFADMKEFKDHGGKIAAADKTLIPAVSAMKFPALAVTFSNGESLTLPVTPNSNEVNTEDSAVPKVSLVCLSFRASSQEMISSWSKPFLESFGNREDLQLFEVSFIDKWLLGFPPIKKLLLRVLQKPNNSEKNVLKRQAVYAFGDHYHFRKHIKVLNLLTGYIFLLDKSGRIRWQGFGTATPEEVSQLLSCTSLLLKDQ from the exons ATGGCGACGACTTTGAATCGATTTCTGAAGCATAGATCAATCTCTGCTCTCTCGTATCGAAATCAGAATCAAGGACTCTTCATCTCCACTCGCTATGACTCTCTCCCTTCGCAAATGCCAGCTCTTCGATCAACCACCCGCTCTTTCCTCGATTTTTACAAG TTTGGGAACAAGAAAGCAATTGAGGATGAACGTGCTAGACT TAATGATGAGATGAATCGAGGATACTTTGCTGATATGAAAGAATTCAAGGATCATGGCGGTAAG atagCAGCGGCAGATAAGACTCTAATCCCTGCTGTTTCAGCCATGAAATTTCCGGCATTGGCAGTGACTTTCTCTAATGGAGAAAGCCTGACGTTACCTGTTACTCCCAACAGCAATGAGGTTAACACTGAGGATTCGGCTGTTCCAAAAGTTTCATTGGTGTGCCTGTCTTTCAGAGCAAGCTCTCAG GAAATGATCAGCTCGTGGAGCAAACCATTTCTTGAATCGTTTGGCAACAGGGAAGATCTTCAGTTGTTTGAG GTATCATTTATAGACAAATGGCTCCTGGGCTTTCCCCCCATAAAAAAACTACTTCTCCGGGTCTTGCAAAAACCTAACAACAGCGAGAAAAATGTCCTCAAGAGGCAGGCTGTTTACGCATTTGGGGACCATTATCACTTCCGtaaacatattaaagttttgAACCTTCTCACTGG GTATATTTTCCTACTTGACAAATCCGGGAGAATAAGATGGCAAGGTTTTGGAACAGCGACTCCAGAGGAAGTGTCTCAACTTCTCTCTTGCACCTCACTTCTCTTGAAAGATCAATGA
- the LOC104766407 gene encoding uncharacterized protein LOC104766407 isoform X2: protein MATTLNRFLKHRSISALSYRNQNQGLFISTRYDSLPSQMPALRSTTRSFLDFYKFGNKKAIEDERARLNDEMNRGYFADMKEFKDHGGKIAAADKTLIPAVSAMKFPALAVTFSNGESLTLPVTPNSNEVNTEDSAVPKVSLVCLSFRASSQEMISSWSKPFLESFGNREDLQLFERQAVYAFGDHYHFRKHIKVLNLLTGYIFLLDKSGRIRWQGFGTATPEEVSQLLSCTSLLLKDQ from the exons ATGGCGACGACTTTGAATCGATTTCTGAAGCATAGATCAATCTCTGCTCTCTCGTATCGAAATCAGAATCAAGGACTCTTCATCTCCACTCGCTATGACTCTCTCCCTTCGCAAATGCCAGCTCTTCGATCAACCACCCGCTCTTTCCTCGATTTTTACAAG TTTGGGAACAAGAAAGCAATTGAGGATGAACGTGCTAGACT TAATGATGAGATGAATCGAGGATACTTTGCTGATATGAAAGAATTCAAGGATCATGGCGGTAAG atagCAGCGGCAGATAAGACTCTAATCCCTGCTGTTTCAGCCATGAAATTTCCGGCATTGGCAGTGACTTTCTCTAATGGAGAAAGCCTGACGTTACCTGTTACTCCCAACAGCAATGAGGTTAACACTGAGGATTCGGCTGTTCCAAAAGTTTCATTGGTGTGCCTGTCTTTCAGAGCAAGCTCTCAG GAAATGATCAGCTCGTGGAGCAAACCATTTCTTGAATCGTTTGGCAACAGGGAAGATCTTCAGTTGTTTGAG AGGCAGGCTGTTTACGCATTTGGGGACCATTATCACTTCCGtaaacatattaaagttttgAACCTTCTCACTGG GTATATTTTCCTACTTGACAAATCCGGGAGAATAAGATGGCAAGGTTTTGGAACAGCGACTCCAGAGGAAGTGTCTCAACTTCTCTCTTGCACCTCACTTCTCTTGAAAGATCAATGA
- the LOC104766407 gene encoding mitochondrial ATPase complex subunit ATP10-like isoform X3 has translation MNRGYFADMKEFKDHGGKIAAADKTLIPAVSAMKFPALAVTFSNGESLTLPVTPNSNEVNTEDSAVPKVSLVCLSFRASSQEMISSWSKPFLESFGNREDLQLFEVSFIDKWLLGFPPIKKLLLRVLQKPNNSEKNVLKRQAVYAFGDHYHFRKHIKVLNLLTGYIFLLDKSGRIRWQGFGTATPEEVSQLLSCTSLLLKDQ, from the exons ATGAATCGAGGATACTTTGCTGATATGAAAGAATTCAAGGATCATGGCGGTAAG atagCAGCGGCAGATAAGACTCTAATCCCTGCTGTTTCAGCCATGAAATTTCCGGCATTGGCAGTGACTTTCTCTAATGGAGAAAGCCTGACGTTACCTGTTACTCCCAACAGCAATGAGGTTAACACTGAGGATTCGGCTGTTCCAAAAGTTTCATTGGTGTGCCTGTCTTTCAGAGCAAGCTCTCAG GAAATGATCAGCTCGTGGAGCAAACCATTTCTTGAATCGTTTGGCAACAGGGAAGATCTTCAGTTGTTTGAG GTATCATTTATAGACAAATGGCTCCTGGGCTTTCCCCCCATAAAAAAACTACTTCTCCGGGTCTTGCAAAAACCTAACAACAGCGAGAAAAATGTCCTCAAGAGGCAGGCTGTTTACGCATTTGGGGACCATTATCACTTCCGtaaacatattaaagttttgAACCTTCTCACTGG GTATATTTTCCTACTTGACAAATCCGGGAGAATAAGATGGCAAGGTTTTGGAACAGCGACTCCAGAGGAAGTGTCTCAACTTCTCTCTTGCACCTCACTTCTCTTGAAAGATCAATGA
- the LOC104766425 gene encoding GABA transporter 1 codes for MGGEEEGSGDREKRGEEVDAGSLFVLKSKGTWWHCGFHLTTSIVAPPLLSLPYAFKFLGWIAGISCLVGGAAITFYSYTLLSLTLQHHASHGHRYLRFRDMAHHILGPKWGRYYVGPIQMAVCYGVVIANALLGGQCLKAMYLVMQPNGEMKLFEFVIIFGALLLVLAQIPSFHSLRHINFFSLLLCLLYSASASAASIYIGKTSDAQKDYTIVGDQETKVFGIFNAIAIIATTYGNGIIPEIQATIAAPVKEKMLKGLCMCYIIVIMTFFTVAITGYWAFGNKANGLIFTNFLNPGTNHYLVPTWFIFLINLFTVLQLSAVAVVYLQPINDILESVVSDPTKKEFSIRNVIPRLVARSLFVAVATIVAAMLPFFGDVNSLLGAFGFIPLDFVLPVVFFNFTFKPSKKSFIFWINTLIAVVFSILGVIAMVAAVRQIIMDASTYKLFADV; via the exons AtgggtggagaagaagagggaTCAGGAGATAGAGAAAAAAGAGGGGAAGAAGTTGATGCCGGTTCTCTATTCGTCCTTAAATCCAAAG GGACATGGTGGCACTGCGGATTCCACTTGACGACATCGATAGTGGCGCCGCCGCTACTAAGTCTTCCGTACGCTTTCAAGTTCTTAGGATGGATCGCGGGGATATCATGTCTGGTGGGAGGAGCCGCCATCACTTTCTACTCCTACACACTTCTTTCGCTAACCCTCCAACACCATGCTTCCCACGGCCATCGTTACCTCCGCTTCCGTGACATGGCCCACCACATCCTCG GTCCGAAATGGGGGAGGTACTACGTGGGACCGATACAAATGGCGGTGTGCTATGGTGTGGTTATTGCCAATGCGCTTCTTGGAGGCCAATGCCTTAAGGCAATGTATTTGGTAATGCAGCCGAATGGGGAAATGAAACTCTTTGAGTTTGTAATTATCTTCGGAGCTTTGCTTTTGGTTTTGGCACAAATCCCATCCTTTCACTCTCTACGACACattaacttcttctctctcctcctATGCCTTCTCTATAGTGCTTCCGCCTCTGCTGCCTCCATCTACATTG GAAAAACATCAGATGCACAGAAGGATTATACAATAGTTGGTGACCAAGAAACTAAAGTGTTTGGAATCTTTAATGCCATAGCCATTATCGCCACTACATATGGCAATGGCATTATACCCGAAATTCag GCAACAATAGCAGCGCCagtgaaagaaaaaatgttgaaaggATTGTGTATGTGTTACATTATAGTGATAATGACATTCTTCACTGTAGCCATAACAGGCTATTGGGCGTTTGGTAATAAAGCCAATGGACTTATCTTCACTAATTTCTTAAATCCCGGGACAAACCATTACTTGGTTCCTACTTGGTTTATTTTTCTCATCAATCTCTTCACCGTTCTTCAACTTTCGGCTGTTGCTGTG gtaTACCTACAGCCTATAAATGATATATTAGAAAGTGTAGTCAGTGATCCAACAAAGAAAGAATTCTCTATCCGCAATGTCATCCCTCGACTAGTTGCGCGTTCCCTCTTCGTCGCGGTGGCTACAATCGTGGCGGCAATGCTTCCGTTTTTTGGAGATGTGAACTCCTTGTTAGGTGCTTTCGGTTTTATACCTCTGGACTTTGTTCTACCTGTAGTGTTCTTCAACTTCACGTTCAAGCCATCTAAAAAGAGTTTCATATTCTGGATCAACACTTTGATCGCCGTGGTTTTTTCTATTCTAGGGGTGATTGCTATGGTCGCGGCGGTTAGACAGATTATTATGGATGCCAGTACGTATAAGTTGTTTGCGGATGTATAA